The bacterium genome includes a region encoding these proteins:
- a CDS encoding ABC transporter substrate-binding protein: MGGTGRARAGRPWVSRARAGRLWVSRARAVRAAGQTALAACLLVLAVACGGSAQSPSGSVHVVAGESFWGSIAGQLGGSKVDVQSVVTDPNADPHEYESSTNDARAFAEADLVILNGAGYDDWGRKLLEAGGSDHRQVLNVAELLGRKAGDNPHFWYDPAYVVAVADRITAAYRSIDPGDAGYFDQRRRDFAVALKPYLDEIAAIKHRFGGTPIGSTESVVVYMASALGLALTTPPEFMDAVAQGNDPPASAVVTFQDQVAGNHIKVLLYNVQTATAVTTNIRQIAAAHHIPSVGVSETLHPDGALFQDWQVAQLVSLESALAAAR, encoded by the coding sequence ATGGGTGGGACGGGCCGGGCGCGCGCAGGGCGCCCTTGGGTCAGCCGGGCGCGCGCCGGGCGCCTTTGGGTCAGCCGGGCGCGCGCCGTGCGAGCTGCCGGCCAGACGGCGCTGGCAGCTTGCCTGCTCGTCCTCGCGGTCGCGTGCGGTGGATCGGCCCAGAGCCCATCGGGCTCGGTCCACGTCGTGGCCGGCGAGAGCTTCTGGGGCAGCATCGCCGGCCAGCTCGGTGGTTCGAAGGTCGATGTCCAGAGCGTGGTCACGGACCCGAACGCGGACCCGCACGAATACGAGAGCAGCACCAACGACGCGCGTGCATTCGCCGAAGCGGACCTGGTCATCCTCAACGGCGCCGGCTACGACGACTGGGGCCGCAAGCTGCTCGAGGCGGGCGGGAGCGATCACCGCCAGGTGCTGAACGTGGCGGAGCTCCTGGGGCGCAAGGCCGGGGACAACCCGCATTTCTGGTACGACCCGGCCTACGTCGTCGCCGTCGCGGACAGGATCACAGCCGCCTACAGGTCGATCGACCCCGGCGACGCCGGCTACTTCGACCAGCGACGGCGGGATTTCGCCGTTGCGCTCAAGCCTTACCTGGACGAGATCGCCGCAATCAAGCACAGGTTCGGCGGCACGCCGATTGGCTCGACCGAAAGCGTCGTCGTGTACATGGCTTCAGCGCTTGGGCTCGCGCTCACCACCCCGCCGGAATTCATGGACGCCGTCGCCCAGGGCAATGACCCGCCGGCCTCGGCCGTGGTCACCTTCCAGGACCAGGTCGCGGGCAACCACATCAAAGTCCTGCTCTACAACGTGCAGACGGCGACCGCCGTGACGACCAACATCAGGCAGATCGCGGCGGCGCATCACATTCCGTCCGTGGGCGTATCGGAAACCCTCCATCCGGACGGCGCCTTGTTTCAGGACTGGCAGGTCGCTCAGCTCGTCAGCCTCGAGAGCGCGCTGGCCGCCGCGCGATGA
- a CDS encoding L-threonine 3-dehydrogenase, with product MKALVKAGAGPGLWLQDVPEPKPGPGEVLIRVLRTGICGTDLHIEQWNEWAQATIHPPLVIGHEFVGEVVRLGEGVASVHPGEIVGAEGHIVCGRCRNCMAGRRHLCANTKGIGVQRDGAFAEFIVMPAGNLWPHLTKIDLDVAAIFDPFGNAVHTATQFRVVGEDVLVTGAGPIGIMAAQVARHNGARFVVITDVSDYRLELARKAGVTLAVDARTTTLAQVQAQLGMKEGFDVGFEMSGQPSALRDMIANMSHGGRIAILGLPDHEFAIDWTQVVFKMLTVKGVYGRQIFESWYEMSVFTQTGLDISPVITHRFPYHQFEQAFAVAHSGRCGKVVLDWTAT from the coding sequence GTGAAAGCGCTGGTCAAAGCCGGGGCCGGGCCGGGTCTGTGGCTCCAGGACGTGCCTGAACCGAAGCCCGGCCCAGGCGAGGTCCTGATCCGCGTCCTGCGCACCGGGATCTGCGGCACCGATCTGCACATCGAGCAGTGGAACGAGTGGGCGCAGGCGACGATTCATCCGCCTCTGGTCATCGGGCACGAGTTCGTCGGCGAGGTGGTGCGGCTGGGCGAGGGCGTCGCCTCCGTGCACCCCGGCGAGATCGTCGGCGCCGAGGGCCACATCGTCTGCGGCCGCTGCCGCAACTGCATGGCCGGGCGCCGTCACCTATGTGCGAACACCAAGGGGATCGGCGTGCAGCGCGATGGCGCGTTCGCGGAGTTCATCGTCATGCCCGCGGGCAACCTCTGGCCGCACCTGACCAAGATCGACCTCGACGTCGCCGCCATCTTCGATCCGTTCGGCAACGCGGTCCACACCGCCACCCAGTTCCGGGTCGTCGGCGAGGATGTGCTGGTCACGGGCGCCGGCCCCATCGGCATCATGGCGGCGCAGGTCGCCCGTCACAACGGCGCCCGGTTCGTCGTCATCACCGACGTGAGCGACTACCGGCTCGAGCTTGCGCGCAAGGCCGGCGTGACGCTGGCCGTCGACGCCCGCACGACGACACTGGCGCAGGTGCAGGCTCAGCTGGGCATGAAAGAGGGCTTTGATGTCGGCTTCGAGATGTCCGGCCAGCCCAGCGCGCTGCGCGACATGATCGCCAACATGTCACACGGCGGCCGCATCGCCATCCTCGGCCTGCCAGACCACGAATTCGCCATCGACTGGACGCAGGTGGTCTTCAAGATGCTCACGGTCAAAGGCGTGTACGGCCGCCAGATCTTCGAGTCCTGGTACGAGATGTCCGTGTTCACGCAGACCGGCCTGGACATCTCGCCGGTCATCACGCACCGCTTTCCGTATCACCAGTTCGAGCAGGCCTTCGCCGTGGCGCACTCAGGTCGGTGCGGCAAGGTCGTGCTGGACTGGACGGCGACCTAG
- a CDS encoding glycine C-acetyltransferase, whose product MFDRMRSHLVTQLEEIRDAGLEKQERVLTGPQGSVVGVVEEESLAGAAPREVLNLCANNYLGLADHPAVVAAAKEALDRWGYGMASVRFICGTQEIHKELEAALTDFLGTEDTILYSSCFDANGGIFEALLDERDAVISDALNHASIIDGIRLCKARRLRYSNRDTADLERQLRDSADARFRLVVTDGVFSMDGHLAPLPEICELADRHDALVMVDDSHAVGFMGANGRGSHEHHGVMGRIDAITGTLGKALGGASGGYVSGRRELVAMLRQRSRPYLFSNSVAPAIVAASLKVLELLRSAGDLRQRLRDNTAFFRSQMAEAGFDIIPGDHPIVPVMVGDAALAGRMAATMLEKGVYVVGFSFPVVPQGKARIRTQVSAAHSRDDLERAVKAFVETRAAMNHHPRAGAAPAPG is encoded by the coding sequence ATGTTCGACCGAATGCGATCCCACCTGGTTACGCAGCTCGAGGAGATCCGCGACGCCGGCCTGGAAAAGCAGGAGCGGGTGCTCACCGGGCCGCAGGGCTCGGTGGTCGGCGTCGTCGAGGAGGAGTCCCTGGCGGGCGCCGCGCCCCGCGAGGTGCTGAACCTCTGCGCCAACAACTACCTCGGCCTGGCCGACCACCCCGCCGTGGTCGCCGCGGCCAAAGAGGCGCTCGACCGCTGGGGCTACGGCATGGCGTCGGTGCGGTTCATCTGCGGGACGCAGGAGATCCACAAGGAGCTCGAGGCCGCGCTCACCGACTTCCTCGGCACCGAGGACACCATCCTGTATTCATCGTGCTTCGACGCCAACGGAGGCATCTTCGAAGCCTTGCTGGACGAGCGCGACGCGGTCATCTCCGACGCTCTGAACCACGCCAGCATCATCGACGGCATCCGCCTGTGCAAAGCGCGGCGCCTCCGCTACTCGAATCGCGACACCGCCGACCTCGAGCGCCAGCTCAGGGACAGTGCCGATGCGCGCTTCCGACTGGTGGTCACAGACGGGGTCTTCTCGATGGACGGCCACCTCGCCCCGCTGCCTGAGATCTGCGAGCTGGCGGACCGCCACGACGCCCTGGTCATGGTCGACGACTCGCATGCGGTCGGGTTCATGGGCGCGAACGGGCGTGGCTCGCACGAGCACCATGGGGTGATGGGCCGCATCGACGCGATCACCGGCACGCTGGGCAAAGCGCTCGGCGGCGCCAGCGGCGGCTACGTCTCCGGGCGCCGGGAGCTGGTGGCCATGCTGCGGCAGCGTTCGCGTCCCTACCTCTTCTCCAACTCGGTCGCACCCGCGATCGTGGCGGCGAGCCTCAAGGTACTCGAGCTGCTGCGGTCCGCCGGCGATCTCCGGCAGCGCCTTCGCGACAACACAGCATTCTTCCGTTCGCAAATGGCCGAAGCCGGCTTCGACATCATTCCCGGCGACCATCCGATCGTGCCCGTCATGGTCGGAGACGCGGCGCTGGCCGGCAGGATGGCCGCGACGATGCTCGAGAAGGGCGTGTACGTGGTCGGCTTCTCCTTCCCCGTCGTGCCGCAGGGCAAGGCCCGGATCCGCACCCAGGTATCGGCCGCGCACTCGCGAGACGACCTGGAGCGGGCGGTCAAGGCGTTCGTCGAAACCCGGGCGGCGATGAACCACCATCCCCGAGCAGGAGCGGCACCGGCTCCGGGGTAG
- the gndA gene encoding NADP-dependent phosphogluconate dehydrogenase, whose product MQRQELGVVGLATMGQNLARNLASRGVRVAVYNRTQQRTDDFMAAHGGEGDLRPAGSLDELARILKPPRAILLMVKAGSAVDEAIDSLSKVLEPGDTIIDGGNSLFHDTRRRAAAAEKAGFGFIGAGVSGGEEGALRGPSIMPGGSRESYQRVEAMLTAMSAKVDGVPCCAYIGPDGAGHFVKMVHNGIEYADIQLIAETYDLLREALGLTPAQLSSVFREWNEGRLQSYLIEITAGVLAQRDDGPRSALVDAIIDQAEQKGTGRWTSESALELGVPLTGITEAVFARMLSSQKAERVQASGILAGPPVSGPAKADPGLIDDVRDALYAAKIVAYAQGFEHLRAGSKEYGWDLDLGALATIWRGGCIIRAQFLDRIKEAYAESPELPNLMLAPFFQAALAAAQGPWRRVVNQAVDRGVPIPAFASSLAYYDGYRRARGPANLIQGLRDYFGAHTYHRLDRDGAFHTRWAQDGTEVRIE is encoded by the coding sequence ATGCAACGGCAGGAGTTAGGGGTCGTCGGCCTGGCCACGATGGGCCAGAACCTGGCGCGCAATCTCGCCTCGCGCGGGGTCCGCGTCGCCGTTTACAACCGCACGCAACAGCGCACCGACGACTTCATGGCCGCACACGGCGGCGAAGGTGACTTGCGCCCCGCCGGTTCCCTGGATGAGCTCGCTCGGATCCTCAAGCCCCCAAGAGCCATCCTCCTGATGGTGAAAGCCGGATCAGCGGTCGACGAAGCGATCGATTCGCTGTCCAAGGTGCTCGAGCCCGGTGACACGATCATCGACGGAGGCAACTCGCTCTTCCACGACACGCGGCGCCGCGCCGCCGCCGCGGAGAAGGCCGGGTTCGGCTTCATCGGCGCCGGCGTCTCGGGTGGGGAGGAGGGCGCCCTGCGCGGGCCGAGCATCATGCCGGGCGGAAGCCGCGAGTCATACCAGCGCGTCGAGGCGATGCTGACCGCGATGTCCGCCAAGGTCGACGGCGTCCCGTGCTGCGCCTACATCGGCCCCGACGGCGCGGGCCATTTCGTCAAGATGGTCCACAACGGCATCGAGTACGCGGACATCCAGCTGATCGCCGAGACCTATGACCTCCTCCGCGAGGCGCTTGGGCTGACGCCGGCGCAGCTGTCATCCGTCTTCCGCGAGTGGAATGAGGGCCGGCTCCAGTCCTACCTGATCGAGATCACGGCCGGCGTCCTGGCCCAGCGCGACGATGGTCCGCGGTCGGCCCTGGTCGACGCGATCATCGACCAGGCCGAGCAGAAAGGCACCGGCCGATGGACGAGCGAGTCCGCGCTCGAGCTCGGCGTGCCGCTGACCGGAATCACCGAGGCCGTCTTCGCCCGCATGCTCTCGAGCCAGAAGGCGGAGCGGGTTCAAGCTTCGGGCATCCTCGCGGGGCCGCCGGTGAGTGGGCCGGCCAAGGCGGATCCCGGACTGATCGACGACGTCAGGGACGCGCTGTACGCCGCCAAGATCGTGGCCTACGCGCAGGGGTTCGAGCACCTGAGGGCGGGTTCGAAAGAGTACGGGTGGGATCTCGACCTCGGCGCGCTGGCGACGATCTGGCGGGGCGGCTGCATCATCCGGGCCCAGTTCCTCGATCGCATCAAAGAGGCTTACGCCGAATCGCCCGAGCTGCCGAACCTGATGCTCGCTCCTTTTTTCCAGGCGGCGCTGGCGGCCGCGCAGGGGCCGTGGCGGCGGGTCGTCAACCAGGCGGTGGATCGGGGCGTGCCGATCCCCGCGTTCGCCTCGTCGCTCGCCTACTACGACGGGTACAGGCGTGCTCGCGGCCCGGCCAATCTCATCCAGGGCCTGCGCGACTATTTCGGGGCGCACACCTACCACCGCCTGGATCGCGATGGGGCGTTCCACACGCGCTGGGCCCAGGATGGGACCGAGGTCCGCATCGAGTAG
- a CDS encoding CBS domain-containing protein, whose product MAPRAAARLETLGFREVYEYKAGKLDWMAAGLPTEGENSRHPRAGDVSRKDVPVCGLTDRLGDVRDRARAAGWEAAVVINDERVVLGLLRSKQLDQDPDLMMEQAMRPGPSTFRPYVSIKEMARFMVEHDLESSPVTTSDGRLVGLLLKADATRLAGGES is encoded by the coding sequence ATGGCGCCAAGGGCCGCGGCGCGGCTCGAGACGCTGGGCTTCCGGGAAGTCTATGAGTACAAGGCGGGGAAGCTCGACTGGATGGCCGCCGGTCTGCCGACCGAAGGTGAGAACTCACGCCATCCACGCGCGGGCGACGTCTCTCGCAAGGACGTTCCCGTCTGCGGCCTGACGGACCGGCTCGGTGATGTCCGCGATCGGGCCCGCGCGGCGGGCTGGGAGGCCGCGGTCGTGATCAACGACGAGCGGGTGGTGCTGGGCCTGCTGCGGTCGAAGCAGCTCGACCAGGACCCCGACCTGATGATGGAGCAGGCTATGCGGCCCGGCCCGAGCACCTTCCGCCCCTATGTCTCGATCAAGGAGATGGCCCGCTTCATGGTCGAGCATGATCTCGAAAGCTCGCCGGTCACGACTTCGGACGGCAGGCTCGTGGGCCTGCTGCTGAAGGCGGACGCGACACGGTTGGCCGGAGGGGAAAGTTGA
- a CDS encoding rhodanese-like domain-containing protein produces MTTRIDRAQVQGMVERGAQLVEVLPAEEYAEDHLPGAVSHPLRHLEKEAATLDRNRAIIVYCWDSA; encoded by the coding sequence ATGACGACGCGGATCGACCGCGCACAGGTCCAGGGGATGGTCGAGCGAGGCGCTCAACTGGTCGAGGTCCTGCCGGCGGAGGAATACGCGGAGGATCACCTACCGGGCGCGGTCAGCCACCCGCTGCGCCATCTCGAGAAGGAGGCGGCGACGCTCGACCGCAACCGGGCGATCATCGTCTACTGCTGGGACTCCGCTTGA
- a CDS encoding SIS domain-containing protein encodes MSRFREEIEEQPRLAARMLAGSRATVAAIADRVRTAQPHGFVIAARGSSDHAALYAKYLFGRRNRALVSLAAPSLFTHYASPPRLDRQCVIGISQSGASPDVVAVIEEAARQGAITLALTNAPDSKLAQAAELVLPLGAGPERSVPASKTYTASLLALALISQAIDPDPAFEAALQQVPRALGHALERDPELERLVPALLGPRAVVLGRGFNFSTAEEIALKLTETSYVLARAWSVADFEHGPIALVEAGLPVLVVNGGGAVSADLEALGRRLSDQGCRTIKLFDGAAAGAGPAIMVGIDSGLPEELTPLTLAVLGQLLAHRVALARGIDPDRPRALNKVTRTW; translated from the coding sequence GTGAGTCGCTTTCGAGAGGAGATCGAAGAGCAGCCGCGGCTCGCAGCGCGGATGCTGGCCGGCAGCCGCGCCACGGTGGCGGCGATCGCCGATCGGGTTCGCACCGCGCAGCCGCATGGATTCGTGATCGCGGCCCGAGGCAGCTCGGACCATGCCGCGCTCTACGCCAAGTACCTCTTCGGTCGTCGCAACCGGGCGCTGGTGTCGCTGGCCGCGCCGTCGCTGTTCACCCACTACGCCAGCCCACCCCGGCTCGATCGGCAGTGCGTGATCGGCATCTCGCAGTCCGGGGCGTCGCCGGACGTCGTCGCGGTCATCGAGGAGGCGGCGCGCCAGGGGGCGATCACGCTGGCGTTGACGAATGCGCCGGATTCAAAGCTGGCCCAGGCTGCCGAGCTGGTGCTTCCGCTCGGGGCAGGTCCTGAACGCAGCGTGCCCGCATCGAAGACGTACACCGCCAGCCTGCTCGCGCTCGCCCTCATCTCCCAGGCGATCGACCCTGATCCCGCTTTCGAGGCAGCGCTGCAGCAAGTCCCTCGCGCGCTGGGGCATGCCCTCGAGCGGGATCCAGAGCTCGAGCGCCTCGTCCCCGCGCTGCTGGGACCGCGGGCCGTGGTGCTCGGTCGCGGCTTCAATTTCTCGACCGCGGAGGAGATCGCGCTCAAACTCACCGAAACCAGCTACGTGCTCGCCCGCGCGTGGTCGGTAGCCGATTTCGAGCACGGGCCGATCGCGCTGGTCGAGGCCGGCCTCCCCGTGCTCGTGGTCAACGGGGGAGGAGCGGTGTCGGCCGATCTGGAAGCCCTCGGCCGCCGTCTTTCCGATCAGGGATGCCGCACCATCAAGCTTTTCGACGGCGCGGCGGCAGGCGCCGGGCCGGCGATCATGGTCGGCATCGACTCCGGGCTGCCGGAGGAGCTCACGCCGCTCACCCTCGCCGTCCTGGGGCAGCTTCTGGCGCACCGCGTCGCCCTCGCCCGCGGCATCGATCCGGACCGGCCGCGAGCGCTCAACAAGGTGACCCGCACCTGGTGA
- a CDS encoding MFS transporter translates to MRGTRRWILAAAVLGSGIVFLDSTVVNVALPRIGRDLPRAFLGVLEGQSYVYNAYLLTLSALLILAGALSDFYGRRRMFLWGLVGFGATSVLCGLAPSMELLVLFRILQGAAGAMLVPGSLALLTANFSGEEQGRAFGIWAGASGATTILGPVLGGLLVDTISWRAAFLINVPLVGLAVWAAWRHVPESRDDQASPHFDWLGAAVVAVAVGGLAFGTIYGQQRDWRDPLGYVALAAGVVATVALPILMMRSAHPLIPLPLFRSRNFAVTNLSTLLIYGALYVTFYYLVLFQQGTIGYTAAAAGAGGIPGTLFLIFFSARFGSLAARYGPRWFMVAGPAIMALGVLWLARVPSSSTPWQLQPADPGSYLPPLSYAVDFLPGSVIFGIGLMIMVAPLTTALMTSVPVRNSGVGSAINNAISRVGPQLAGALIFVFLTANFYAALASRLAGVDVSSSGFRGQVSPLNRPPDPNLVAVVRDASTGSFHIAMFIGAGLLLVGALVNAAGIRNAAAGTPEAEPATTGEPVPSTQA, encoded by the coding sequence ATGAGGGGCACACGGCGCTGGATCCTCGCCGCGGCGGTGCTCGGGTCGGGCATCGTCTTTCTCGACTCGACCGTGGTCAACGTCGCGCTGCCGCGGATCGGACGGGATCTCCCGCGAGCCTTCCTCGGCGTGCTCGAGGGCCAGTCGTACGTCTACAACGCGTATCTCCTGACGCTGAGCGCGCTGCTCATCCTGGCCGGCGCCCTCAGCGACTTTTACGGCCGGCGCCGGATGTTCCTGTGGGGGCTGGTCGGTTTCGGCGCCACGTCGGTGCTGTGCGGTCTCGCCCCCAGCATGGAGCTGCTCGTCCTGTTCCGCATCCTGCAGGGTGCCGCGGGCGCGATGCTCGTCCCCGGCTCGCTGGCCCTGCTGACCGCCAACTTCTCCGGTGAGGAGCAGGGCCGCGCGTTCGGTATCTGGGCGGGGGCTTCCGGGGCGACCACGATCCTGGGACCGGTGCTCGGCGGCCTCCTCGTGGATACGATCTCTTGGCGCGCGGCGTTCCTGATCAATGTGCCGCTGGTGGGGCTGGCCGTCTGGGCGGCCTGGAGGCACGTCCCGGAGAGCCGTGACGACCAGGCGTCCCCCCACTTCGATTGGCTCGGCGCCGCCGTCGTCGCCGTGGCCGTCGGCGGCCTTGCTTTCGGCACCATCTACGGCCAGCAGCGGGACTGGCGCGACCCGCTCGGGTACGTCGCCCTCGCCGCCGGCGTGGTGGCGACCGTCGCCCTGCCCATCCTGATGATGCGCTCGGCGCATCCGCTGATCCCGTTGCCGCTCTTCCGCTCGCGCAACTTCGCGGTGACGAACCTGTCCACGCTTCTGATCTATGGCGCGCTGTACGTCACCTTCTACTACCTGGTCCTCTTCCAGCAGGGCACCATCGGCTACACCGCGGCGGCTGCCGGCGCCGGCGGCATCCCCGGGACGCTGTTTCTGATCTTCTTCTCCGCCCGCTTCGGCAGCCTGGCGGCAAGGTACGGACCGCGATGGTTCATGGTCGCCGGGCCCGCCATCATGGCCCTGGGCGTCCTGTGGTTGGCACGCGTGCCCTCGAGCAGCACCCCGTGGCAGCTGCAGCCGGCGGATCCCGGCAGCTACCTCCCGCCGCTTTCGTATGCGGTCGACTTCCTGCCCGGCTCGGTCATCTTCGGCATCGGCCTGATGATCATGGTGGCCCCGCTCACGACTGCTCTGATGACCTCGGTGCCGGTCCGCAACTCGGGCGTCGGCTCGGCGATCAACAACGCGATCTCGCGCGTCGGCCCGCAGCTGGCGGGCGCGCTGATCTTCGTGTTTCTCACCGCCAACTTCTACGCCGCCCTGGCGTCACGGCTCGCGGGCGTCGACGTCTCCTCGAGCGGCTTCCGCGGCCAGGTCAGCCCGCTGAACCGGCCGCCGGACCCCAACCTGGTCGCGGTGGTGCGCGACGCCTCGACGGGGTCGTTCCACATCGCCATGTTCATCGGGGCTGGCCTGCTGCTGGTGGGGGCACTGGTCAACGCGGCCGGGATCCGTAACGCGGCGGCCGGCACACCAGAGGCTGAGCCGGCAACCACGGGTGAGCCGGTGCCGTCGACCCAGGCATAG
- a CDS encoding FAD-binding oxidoreductase, which produces MVTLTIDRLREQVRGEVIAAEDEGYEQARQVYNAMIDKRPAVVVRPVNAGDVMAAVNFAREGDLDLSIRGGGHSVPGFGTCDGGVVIDLSRMRGVRVDPAKQTARAEGGATWGDFNAATHAFGLATTGGIISTTGVAGLTLGGGIGYLARGFGLSCDNLVSADVVTADGRFQVASDRENEDLFWAIRGGGGNFGVVTSFEFRVHPLANIYGGPMFYELTHAKDVLHFYREYIATAPEEMGAFPAYQIAPPLPFIPEKRHGDTFIALVAAWAGPVDQGERALKPFHDVAPVVAEMVGPMPYPALNSAFDALVPPGLQHYWKANFVKGLSDKAIEAHVQHGPKVPVVNSTMHIYPINGACHRVAPDETAFAYRDANFATVIAGMWPDPAQNKANIAWVRDYYDATAPHSEAGGYVNFMAEDDQGRIKANYKGNYERLVDIKKKYDRDNLFHMNQNIRP; this is translated from the coding sequence ATGGTCACGCTCACCATCGACAGGCTACGAGAGCAGGTACGCGGGGAGGTGATCGCAGCCGAGGACGAAGGCTACGAGCAGGCCCGGCAGGTCTACAACGCGATGATCGACAAGCGGCCGGCCGTGGTCGTGCGACCGGTCAATGCCGGCGACGTGATGGCGGCGGTCAATTTCGCCCGCGAGGGCGACCTCGACCTTTCGATTCGCGGCGGCGGGCACAGCGTGCCCGGCTTCGGCACCTGCGATGGCGGCGTCGTCATCGACCTGTCTCGGATGCGCGGGGTGCGTGTCGACCCCGCGAAGCAGACGGCGCGGGCTGAGGGCGGAGCGACGTGGGGCGATTTCAACGCGGCGACGCACGCGTTCGGGCTGGCGACGACGGGCGGGATCATCTCCACCACCGGAGTCGCCGGCCTGACGCTGGGCGGGGGCATCGGCTACCTGGCCCGCGGTTTTGGGCTGTCATGCGACAACCTCGTGTCGGCGGACGTGGTGACCGCTGATGGCAGATTCCAGGTCGCGAGCGACAGGGAGAACGAGGACCTGTTCTGGGCCATCCGCGGTGGTGGCGGCAACTTCGGCGTCGTGACTTCGTTTGAGTTCCGAGTTCACCCGCTGGCGAACATCTACGGCGGACCCATGTTCTACGAGCTCACGCACGCCAAGGACGTGCTGCACTTCTACCGCGAATACATCGCCACGGCGCCGGAGGAGATGGGCGCCTTCCCGGCTTACCAGATCGCGCCACCGTTGCCGTTCATCCCGGAGAAGCGGCATGGCGACACCTTCATCGCGCTGGTGGCGGCCTGGGCGGGCCCGGTGGACCAGGGAGAGCGCGCGCTCAAGCCTTTCCACGACGTGGCGCCGGTGGTGGCCGAGATGGTCGGCCCGATGCCCTATCCCGCGCTGAACAGCGCGTTCGACGCCCTGGTGCCGCCCGGCCTCCAGCACTACTGGAAGGCCAATTTCGTCAAGGGCCTGAGCGACAAGGCCATCGAGGCTCACGTCCAGCACGGCCCCAAGGTGCCGGTCGTCAACTCGACCATGCACATCTACCCGATCAACGGCGCCTGCCACCGGGTGGCGCCTGATGAGACCGCGTTCGCCTATCGCGATGCCAACTTCGCCACCGTGATCGCGGGGATGTGGCCCGACCCGGCCCAGAACAAGGCCAACATCGCCTGGGTGCGCGACTACTACGACGCCACGGCGCCCCACTCCGAAGCCGGCGGCTACGTCAACTTCATGGCCGAAGACGACCAAGGCCGGATCAAGGCGAACTACAAGGGCAACTACGAGCGCCTGGTCGACATCAAGAAGAAGTACGACCGCGACAACCTCTTCCACATGAACCAGAACATCAGGCCCTGA
- a CDS encoding OsmC family peroxiredoxin produces MPYSLDLRSVQAPLKDRYRADPMSALVVTEARSVPSDLTDPRHCAVSPVEFPDVTIRAGLHPAAGGAGDTPCSGDILASALAICEESTLRSVAANLGLELESVQVDVRIHWDFRGTMGLDRDVPVGATGIEMRTHVRVKEGVDAERAKRLLASAERYCSTLQTLRHGVEVTADFTLA; encoded by the coding sequence ATGCCATACAGCCTCGACCTCAGAAGCGTGCAGGCCCCGTTGAAAGACCGGTACCGCGCCGACCCGATGTCCGCTCTGGTGGTCACCGAAGCTCGCAGCGTCCCGAGCGACCTGACCGACCCCAGGCACTGCGCGGTCTCCCCGGTGGAGTTCCCAGACGTCACCATCCGCGCCGGTCTGCACCCCGCCGCCGGTGGCGCCGGGGACACTCCCTGCTCGGGCGACATCCTCGCGAGCGCGCTGGCGATCTGCGAGGAGAGCACGTTGCGGTCGGTGGCCGCCAACCTGGGCCTAGAGCTGGAGTCGGTGCAGGTCGACGTCCGCATACATTGGGACTTCCGAGGCACGATGGGCCTCGATCGCGACGTCCCCGTGGGCGCGACCGGGATCGAGATGCGCACGCACGTGAGAGTCAAAGAGGGCGTTGACGCCGAGCGCGCGAAGCGCCTGCTTGCGAGCGCGGAGCGCTACTGCTCGACCCTGCAGACGCTGCGTCACGGTGTCGAGGTGACAGCCGACTTCACCCTCGCGTGA